In the genome of Rhodoferax sp. BAB1, one region contains:
- a CDS encoding decarboxylase, whose amino-acid sequence MVQETAGQAGESWDETLVRVFKANEIRLITYVPDKVLAPLIKRLHADDYFTVVCPAREEEAVGIVTGAYMGGLRGIVLMQTSGFATLPNALASLTVPYQIPLLMLISERGTLGDFQLGQVIVCRTMRPILNSLNIENYAIERQDDVEFIADRMIKQAYATQAAAAMILSPLLTARVKK is encoded by the coding sequence ATGGTGCAAGAAACTGCCGGCCAAGCTGGCGAAAGCTGGGACGAGACCCTGGTCCGTGTCTTCAAGGCGAACGAGATCAGGCTCATCACCTATGTGCCCGACAAGGTGCTGGCGCCGCTGATCAAGCGCCTGCACGCCGACGACTACTTCACCGTGGTCTGCCCGGCGCGCGAGGAAGAGGCCGTGGGCATCGTGACCGGCGCCTACATGGGTGGCCTGCGCGGCATCGTGCTGATGCAGACCAGCGGCTTTGCTACCCTGCCCAATGCCCTGGCCTCGCTGACCGTGCCCTACCAGATCCCGCTGCTGATGCTGATCTCCGAGCGCGGTACCCTGGGCGACTTCCAGCTCGGCCAGGTCATCGTCTGCCGTACCATGCGTCCCATCCTGAACTCGCTCAACATCGAGAACTACGCCATCGAGCGCCAGGACGATGTCGAGTTCATCGCCGACCGCATGATCAAGCAGGCTTACGCCACCCAGGCCGCCGCCGCCATGATCCTGTCGCCGCTGCTGACGGCACGCGTGAAGAAGTGA
- a CDS encoding Re/Si-specific NAD(P)(+) transhydrogenase subunit alpha encodes MQAGTAKPAQRIGVPRETFPGEKRVATVPEVVEKLIKLGFTVAVESGAGDAANFSDDSYRAAGAEIINGAAALWAAADIVFKVRAPSQAEVALMREGSALVGFIWPAQNPELMQQLAARKVTVLAIDALPRTLSRAQKMDALTSMAGVSGYRAVIEAANAFGRFFNGQITAAGKVPPAKVFIAGAGVAGLAAIGTAASLGAIVRANDTRAEVADQVVSLGGEFVKVDYEEEGSGGGGYAKVMSEGFQQAQREMYAKQAKEVDIIITTALIPGKPAPKLITAEMVRSMKPGSVIVDMAGEQGGNCELTEPGQAVVKHGVTIVGYTDLASRLAKQSSTLYATNLFRLAEELCKAKDGVANVNMEDDAIRGLTVVKDGSITWPAPPLKQAAAPAPKPAAAPVAEKKGGHGHGSSGPLPAKTLAIIFAVAALAFWFIGAYAPAAFLGHFTVFVLACFIGYMVVWNVTPALHTPLMSVTNAISSIIAIGALVQILPPEAGTGGRPDALIRWLAFAGIVLTAVNMFGGFSVTRRMLAMFRK; translated from the coding sequence ATGCAAGCTGGCACAGCTAAACCGGCGCAGCGCATCGGCGTGCCGCGGGAGACCTTCCCGGGCGAAAAGCGCGTGGCGACGGTGCCCGAGGTGGTGGAGAAGCTCATCAAGCTCGGTTTCACGGTGGCCGTCGAATCCGGCGCCGGTGACGCCGCCAATTTCAGCGATGACAGCTATCGCGCGGCCGGTGCCGAAATCATCAACGGCGCCGCGGCGCTGTGGGCCGCCGCTGACATCGTGTTCAAGGTGCGCGCACCGAGCCAGGCCGAAGTGGCGCTGATGCGCGAGGGCAGCGCCCTGGTCGGTTTCATCTGGCCGGCGCAGAACCCGGAGCTGATGCAGCAGCTGGCTGCCAGAAAAGTGACGGTGCTGGCCATCGATGCGCTGCCGCGCACGCTGAGCCGCGCCCAGAAGATGGATGCCCTGACCTCCATGGCCGGCGTCAGCGGCTACCGTGCCGTCATCGAGGCGGCCAACGCCTTCGGCCGTTTCTTCAACGGTCAGATCACGGCCGCCGGCAAGGTGCCGCCGGCCAAGGTTTTCATCGCCGGTGCCGGCGTGGCCGGTCTGGCCGCCATCGGCACGGCCGCCAGCCTGGGCGCCATCGTGCGCGCCAATGACACCCGCGCCGAAGTGGCCGACCAGGTCGTGTCCCTGGGCGGCGAGTTCGTCAAGGTCGACTACGAGGAAGAAGGCTCGGGCGGCGGCGGTTACGCCAAGGTCATGAGCGAAGGCTTCCAGCAGGCCCAGCGCGAGATGTACGCCAAGCAGGCCAAGGAGGTGGACATCATCATCACCACCGCCCTGATCCCGGGCAAGCCGGCGCCCAAGCTGATCACCGCCGAGATGGTGCGCTCCATGAAACCGGGCAGCGTGATCGTCGACATGGCGGGCGAGCAGGGCGGCAACTGCGAACTGACCGAACCCGGCCAGGCCGTGGTGAAACACGGTGTGACCATCGTCGGTTACACGGACCTGGCCTCGCGCCTGGCCAAGCAGTCCTCGACGCTGTACGCGACCAACCTGTTTCGCCTGGCCGAGGAGCTGTGCAAGGCCAAGGACGGTGTCGCCAACGTCAACATGGAAGACGATGCCATCCGCGGCCTGACGGTCGTCAAGGACGGCAGCATCACCTGGCCGGCCCCGCCGCTCAAGCAGGCTGCCGCGCCGGCCCCGAAGCCGGCCGCTGCGCCGGTGGCCGAGAAAAAGGGTGGCCACGGCCACGGCAGCAGCGGGCCCCTGCCCGCCAAGACGCTGGCCATCATCTTCGCCGTGGCGGCGCTGGCCTTCTGGTTCATCGGTGCCTACGCGCCAGCAGCCTTCCTGGGCCACTTCACGGTCTTCGTGCTGGCCTGCTTCATCGGCTACATGGTGGTGTGGAACGTCACACCGGCGCTGCACACGCCGCTGATGAGCGTGACCAACGCCATCTCCAGCATCATCGCCATCGGCGCGCTGGTGCAGATCCTGCCGCCGGAAGCCGGCACGGGCGGACGCCCGGACGCCCTGATCCGCTGGCTGGCCTTTGCCGGCATCGTGCTGACGGCCGTCAACATGTTCGGTGGCTTCTCCGTCACCCGCCGCATGCTCGCCATGTTCCGTAAATAA
- the tcuB gene encoding tricarballylate utilization 4Fe-4S protein TcuB: MLQLETLTREARALANGEVLPGSPEAEVARQLQICNGCRYCEGFCAVFPAMTRRLEFNAADVHYLANLCHNCGACLHACQYAPPHEFAINVPQAMAQVRLQTYTDYAWPPSLGRLYQRNGLTLSMATAGALAFFMLLTLWLKETLWRVPPQADFYSIFPHNLLVGLFAPVFLYAVLALSLGVRRFWRDVTPGRDYDAPAMAAVQGGAALEATHDALRLKYLDGGHGEGCHNEDDAWTKQRRLFHHATFYGFMLCFAATSVATLYHYLFGWVAPYDLPSLPKVLGAVGGVLLLIGTAGLFRLNLRRHPQHGDAAQKPMDRGFMALLFFTSLTGLALWWARGTAAMPATLALHLGFVMAFFLTLPYGKFAHGIFRGAALLKWSIEKRLPSKLQLSDD; this comes from the coding sequence GTGTTGCAGCTTGAGACTTTGACCCGCGAAGCGCGGGCCCTGGCCAACGGCGAGGTGCTGCCCGGCAGCCCCGAGGCCGAAGTGGCACGCCAGCTGCAGATCTGCAACGGCTGCCGTTATTGCGAAGGCTTCTGCGCCGTGTTCCCGGCCATGACACGCCGGCTGGAATTCAACGCGGCCGACGTGCACTACCTGGCCAACCTCTGCCACAACTGCGGGGCCTGCCTGCACGCCTGCCAGTACGCGCCGCCACACGAATTCGCGATCAACGTGCCCCAGGCCATGGCCCAGGTGCGGCTGCAGACCTACACGGACTACGCCTGGCCGCCCTCGCTGGGCCGGCTCTACCAGCGCAACGGTCTCACGCTGTCCATGGCCACGGCGGGTGCGCTGGCCTTTTTCATGCTGCTCACGCTCTGGCTCAAGGAAACGCTGTGGCGCGTGCCGCCGCAGGCGGATTTCTACAGCATCTTCCCGCACAACCTGCTGGTGGGTCTGTTCGCACCGGTTTTCCTCTACGCCGTGCTGGCCCTGAGCCTGGGCGTGCGTCGTTTCTGGCGCGACGTCACGCCGGGCCGCGACTACGACGCTCCCGCGATGGCGGCCGTGCAGGGCGGTGCGGCGCTGGAAGCCACGCACGATGCGCTGCGCCTGAAGTACCTGGACGGCGGCCACGGCGAGGGTTGCCACAACGAGGACGACGCCTGGACCAAGCAGCGCCGCCTGTTCCACCATGCCACCTTCTACGGTTTCATGCTCTGTTTTGCCGCCACCAGCGTGGCCACGCTTTACCACTACCTCTTCGGCTGGGTCGCGCCCTACGACCTGCCCAGCCTGCCGAAGGTGCTGGGTGCGGTGGGCGGGGTGCTGCTGCTGATCGGCACGGCCGGCCTGTTCCGCCTGAACCTGCGCCGCCACCCCCAGCACGGCGACGCCGCGCAAAAGCCCATGGACCGGGGTTTCATGGCCCTGCTGTTTTTCACCAGTCTGACCGGCCTGGCCTTGTGGTGGGCGCGCGGCACGGCCGCCATGCCGGCCACGCTGGCCCTGCACCTGGGCTTCGTGATGGCCTTTTTCCTGACCCTGCCCTATGGCAAGTTTGCGCACGGCATCTTCCGCGGCGCGGCTCTGCTGAAGTGGTCCATCGAGAAGCGCCTGCCGAGCAAGCTGCAGTTGAGCGACGACTGA
- a CDS encoding aldehyde dehydrogenase family protein → MGAPVGQLLIAGQWVADAARQALHDKYDGQVYGEMAVASPEQVSAAVAGAVLGQQQSTLTPYQRYKILLAAARIVESRMEPLIELMRHEAGFTRADGDNEVRRCVQTFELCAEEAKRLNGEMVPMQAADGVKNRVGFTMRSPRGVVCVITPFNSPLNVLVHKVGPALAGGNAVVIKPSDFTPLTAVLLCEILIEAGLPPQLLALVHGDGAVVGPQLCADPRIAFYAFTGSTRVGREIQRAAGLRRTQMELGSIASTIVCHDADQALAIPKILNAGFRKAGQVCTSVQRLYVDRRLAGEFVPRLVAAAQKMKAGDPADPATIIGPMISEHHAKRAQSWVDEAVAGGARLLTGGQRVGSVIPPTILTGVKPEMKVVCEEIFAPVMSVIEFDGIDEAVAQANAQPFGLSVGLFTADLHTAFTAARALRFGGVHVNEASSARVDAMPFGGVKDSGFGWEGPAYAIREMTEERLMTISY, encoded by the coding sequence ATGGGCGCGCCCGTGGGTCAGCTGCTGATCGCAGGCCAGTGGGTCGCTGATGCCGCGCGCCAGGCCCTGCACGACAAATACGACGGCCAGGTCTACGGCGAGATGGCCGTGGCCTCGCCTGAGCAGGTGAGCGCCGCCGTGGCCGGCGCCGTGCTGGGCCAGCAGCAGTCCACACTCACGCCCTACCAGCGTTACAAGATCCTGCTGGCCGCGGCGCGCATCGTCGAGTCGCGCATGGAGCCGCTGATCGAGCTCATGCGCCACGAGGCGGGTTTCACCCGCGCCGACGGTGACAACGAGGTGCGCCGCTGCGTGCAGACCTTCGAGCTCTGCGCCGAGGAGGCCAAACGGCTCAACGGCGAGATGGTGCCCATGCAGGCGGCCGATGGCGTGAAGAACCGCGTCGGTTTCACCATGCGCTCGCCGCGCGGTGTGGTCTGCGTGATCACGCCCTTCAACTCGCCGCTCAATGTGCTGGTGCACAAGGTGGGCCCGGCCCTGGCCGGCGGCAACGCCGTGGTCATCAAGCCCTCGGATTTCACGCCGCTGACCGCGGTGCTGCTGTGCGAGATCCTGATCGAGGCCGGCCTGCCCCCGCAGCTGCTGGCCCTGGTGCACGGTGATGGCGCGGTGGTCGGCCCGCAGCTCTGCGCCGATCCGCGCATCGCCTTCTACGCCTTCACCGGCAGCACGCGTGTGGGCCGCGAGATCCAGCGCGCTGCCGGCTTGCGTCGCACGCAGATGGAGCTGGGCAGCATCGCCAGCACCATCGTCTGCCACGACGCGGACCAGGCCCTGGCCATCCCCAAGATCCTGAACGCCGGTTTCCGCAAGGCCGGCCAGGTCTGCACCTCGGTGCAGCGCCTGTATGTCGACCGTCGTCTCGCCGGCGAGTTTGTGCCCCGGCTCGTGGCCGCCGCGCAGAAGATGAAGGCTGGTGACCCGGCCGACCCGGCCACCATCATCGGCCCCATGATCAGCGAACATCACGCGAAACGTGCCCAGTCCTGGGTGGACGAGGCCGTGGCCGGCGGTGCGCGTCTGCTGACCGGCGGCCAACGTGTGGGCAGCGTGATCCCCCCCACCATCCTGACCGGCGTGAAACCCGAGATGAAGGTGGTGTGCGAGGAGATCTTCGCGCCCGTGATGTCGGTGATCGAGTTCGACGGCATAGACGAGGCCGTGGCCCAGGCCAATGCCCAGCCCTTCGGCCTGTCGGTGGGCCTGTTCACGGCCGACCTGCACACGGCCTTCACGGCCGCCAGGGCCCTGCGTTTTGGCGGCGTGCACGTGAACGAGGCCTCGAGCGCGCGTGTGGACGCCATGCCCTTCGGTGGCGTCAAGGACAGCGGCTTTGGCTGGGAAGGCCCGGCCTACGCCATCCGCGAGATGACCGAAGAACGGCTGATGACCATCAGCTACTGA
- a CDS encoding MmgE/PrpD family protein: MIIDQLADYSQSESARPLPAEVTHHAKRALIDWFAALFPGIALAPGPQLMRTHADELGHGKSSLPGQRTTAFAATAAWINGSISHAAEFDDIFRDAVYHPGCPTIGAALAVAEERGSSGADLLKAITIGYEISTRIGVAVQPSHYRFFHTTGTIGCFGGAAATAALLDGSNPDVMRHALATAATFASGLQQAFRSDAMTKCLHAGHAAWVGVNAGKGAAQGVTGALDILEGAAGFGAALSVNPNWAEATRDLGTRYNIQVITQKNHGCCGHTFAAIDAMLDIRQGHALDPAQIASIRIDTYQTALDVTGNFEPRTAFEAKFSLPYVVAHALLYGAVRLNAFEPLRLQDAGIRALMAKTKLVADPRLSAGFPALRAARIVITLRDGSLVEQYAPCRKGDPEAPLSDADINDKFTELATPVIGAEAAARLLAQLWQMERLQVADLRLTSL, from the coding sequence ATGATCATTGATCAACTGGCCGATTATTCCCAGAGCGAATCGGCCCGCCCCCTGCCGGCCGAGGTCACGCACCACGCCAAGCGTGCGCTGATCGACTGGTTCGCGGCGCTGTTCCCGGGCATTGCGCTGGCGCCGGGCCCGCAGCTCATGCGCACCCACGCGGACGAACTGGGACACGGAAAATCCAGCCTGCCGGGCCAGCGCACCACAGCCTTTGCCGCCACGGCGGCCTGGATCAACGGCAGCATCTCGCATGCGGCCGAGTTCGACGACATCTTCCGCGACGCGGTCTACCACCCGGGCTGTCCCACCATCGGCGCGGCCCTGGCCGTGGCCGAGGAGCGGGGTAGCAGCGGCGCGGACCTGCTCAAGGCCATCACCATAGGCTACGAGATCTCGACGCGGATCGGCGTGGCGGTGCAGCCCTCGCATTACCGCTTTTTCCACACCACCGGCACCATAGGCTGCTTCGGCGGCGCGGCGGCCACGGCGGCGCTGCTGGATGGCAGCAACCCCGATGTGATGCGCCATGCGCTGGCCACGGCAGCGACCTTTGCCTCGGGCCTGCAACAGGCCTTCCGGTCGGATGCCATGACCAAGTGCCTGCACGCTGGCCATGCGGCCTGGGTGGGCGTGAACGCCGGCAAGGGCGCGGCCCAGGGTGTCACGGGTGCGCTGGACATCCTGGAGGGCGCCGCCGGTTTCGGCGCCGCGCTGTCGGTCAATCCGAACTGGGCCGAGGCCACGCGGGACCTGGGCACGCGCTACAACATCCAGGTCATCACGCAGAAGAACCACGGCTGCTGCGGCCACACCTTCGCGGCCATCGACGCCATGCTGGACATCCGCCAGGGGCACGCCCTGGACCCGGCGCAGATCGCGTCCATCCGCATCGACACCTACCAGACCGCGCTGGACGTGACCGGCAACTTCGAGCCGCGCACCGCCTTCGAGGCCAAGTTCAGCCTGCCCTATGTGGTGGCCCATGCCCTGCTCTACGGCGCCGTGCGCCTCAACGCCTTCGAGCCGTTGCGCCTGCAGGATGCCGGCATTCGCGCGCTGATGGCCAAGACCAAACTCGTGGCCGACCCGCGCTTAAGCGCCGGTTTCCCGGCCCTGCGCGCCGCGCGCATCGTGATCACCCTGCGTGATGGGAGCCTGGTCGAGCAGTACGCACCCTGCCGCAAGGGCGACCCGGAAGCGCCGCTCTCCGACGCAGACATCAACGACAAGTTCACCGAACTGGCTACGCCCGTCATCGGTGCCGAGGCGGCGGCCCGGCTGCTGGCGCAGCTCTGGCAGATGGAACGGCTGCAGGTCGCGGACCTGCGCCTCACCAGCCTCTGA
- the tcuA gene encoding FAD-dependent tricarballylate dehydrogenase TcuA, producing MSLDVLVIGGGNAALCAALMAREAGASVLLLESAPKEWRGGNSIHTRNLRCMHDAPQDVLVDAYPEEEFWQDLLKVTGGITNEHLARLTIRASSTCRPWMIKHGVRFQPSLSGTLSLSRTNAFFMGGGKALVNAYYRSAQQLGVQIRYESPVDRLEIVDGQFKAAYVKGERIEARACVLAAGGFESNREWLREAWGQNERGEWPADNFLIRGTRFNQGVLIKDMMKHGADMIGDPSQSHCVAIDARAPEYDGGICTRIDCVSLGVVVNRDARRFYDEGEDFWPKRYAIWGRLVAQQPGQIGYSIIDSKAVGRFMPPVFPGVKADSLPELARKLGLDEAAFMQTLNAYNAACRVGTFDHTVMDDCHTEGIAPAKTHWARPLDTAPYYGYAVRPGITFTYLGLKVNDRAAVHFGGQPSDNLYVAGEMMAGNVLGKGYTAGVGMSIGTAFGRIAGTEAARAALNTKTEQERVAA from the coding sequence ATGAGTCTAGATGTTTTGGTCATCGGAGGTGGCAACGCCGCCCTGTGCGCCGCGCTGATGGCCCGCGAGGCGGGCGCCAGCGTGCTGCTGCTGGAGTCCGCGCCGAAAGAATGGCGCGGCGGCAATTCCATCCACACGCGCAACCTGCGCTGCATGCACGATGCGCCACAGGACGTGCTGGTGGATGCCTACCCGGAAGAGGAGTTCTGGCAGGACCTGCTCAAGGTCACCGGCGGCATCACCAACGAACACCTGGCGCGCCTGACCATCCGCGCTTCTTCCACCTGCCGCCCCTGGATGATCAAACACGGTGTGCGTTTCCAGCCCTCGCTGTCGGGCACGCTGAGCCTGTCGCGCACCAATGCCTTTTTCATGGGCGGCGGCAAGGCCCTGGTCAACGCCTATTACCGTAGCGCCCAGCAGCTGGGCGTACAGATCCGCTACGAATCGCCGGTGGACCGGCTCGAGATCGTGGACGGACAGTTCAAGGCGGCTTACGTCAAGGGCGAGCGCATCGAGGCCAGGGCCTGCGTGCTGGCCGCCGGCGGTTTCGAGTCCAACCGCGAATGGCTGCGCGAAGCCTGGGGCCAGAACGAGCGTGGCGAATGGCCGGCCGACAACTTCTTGATCCGCGGCACGCGTTTCAACCAGGGCGTGCTGATCAAGGACATGATGAAACATGGCGCCGACATGATCGGCGACCCCTCGCAGTCGCATTGCGTGGCCATCGATGCGCGCGCGCCCGAATACGACGGCGGCATCTGCACCCGCATCGACTGCGTCTCGCTGGGGGTGGTGGTGAACCGCGACGCCCGGCGTTTCTACGACGAGGGCGAGGACTTCTGGCCCAAGCGCTACGCCATCTGGGGCCGCCTGGTGGCGCAGCAGCCGGGGCAGATCGGCTACTCCATCATCGACAGCAAGGCCGTGGGCCGTTTCATGCCGCCGGTGTTTCCCGGCGTCAAGGCCGACAGCCTGCCGGAACTGGCGCGCAAGCTGGGCCTGGACGAGGCCGCTTTCATGCAGACCCTGAACGCCTACAACGCGGCCTGCCGCGTCGGCACCTTCGACCACACGGTCATGGACGACTGCCATACCGAAGGCATCGCGCCGGCCAAGACCCACTGGGCCCGGCCGCTGGACACCGCGCCCTACTACGGCTACGCGGTGCGCCCGGGCATCACCTTCACCTACCTGGGGCTCAAGGTCAACGACCGCGCCGCCGTGCATTTCGGCGGCCAGCCCAGCGACAACCTGTATGTGGCCGGCGAGATGATGGCCGGCAATGTGCTGGGCAAGGGTTACACCGCCGGCGTCGGCATGTCCATCGGCACGGCTTTTGGCCGCATCGCCGGCACCGAGGCGGCCCGCGCCGCCCTGAACACCAAGACGGAGCAAGAACGTGTTGCAGCTTGA
- a CDS encoding thiamine pyrophosphate-dependent enzyme: MNAQLLESVGRETAKVMNRSDLTRRLVAKLKHEEAVVGGIGHTHFDLWAAGQRPQNFYMLGTMGLAAPIAVGVALAQPQRKVFALEGDGSLLMQLGALGTIAGLKLKNLVVIVWDNGSYQITGGQPTMTANGVDLVAIGKGAGLAQSVWAKDEAHFEALVEASLSSDGPLFICARTDNAPPAGVTERDAAKIRNKFMEGLKVNTRGDQQTYAGAA; encoded by the coding sequence ATGAACGCACAACTGCTCGAATCCGTCGGCCGCGAAACGGCCAAGGTGATGAACCGCTCCGACCTGACGCGTCGCCTCGTGGCCAAACTCAAGCACGAGGAAGCCGTCGTGGGGGGCATAGGCCACACCCACTTCGACCTCTGGGCTGCCGGCCAGCGCCCGCAGAACTTCTACATGCTGGGCACCATGGGCCTGGCCGCGCCCATCGCCGTCGGTGTGGCGCTGGCCCAGCCCCAGCGCAAGGTGTTTGCCCTCGAAGGCGACGGCTCGCTGCTCATGCAGCTCGGCGCCCTGGGCACCATTGCTGGCCTCAAGCTCAAGAACCTGGTCGTGATCGTCTGGGACAACGGCTCCTACCAGATCACCGGCGGCCAGCCCACCATGACGGCCAACGGCGTGGACCTGGTGGCGATCGGCAAGGGCGCGGGCCTGGCCCAGAGTGTCTGGGCCAAGGACGAGGCCCATTTCGAGGCCCTGGTCGAGGCCTCGCTCAGCAGCGATGGCCCGCTGTTCATCTGCGCACGCACCGACAACGCGCCGCCGGCCGGTGTGACCGAGCGTGACGCCGCCAAGATCCGCAACAAGTTCATGGAAGGCCTGAAGGTCAACACGCGCGGCGACCAGCAGACTTACGCCGGAGCCGCGTGA
- a CDS encoding NUDIX hydrolase, whose translation MNMRWKPSVTVAAIIERDGRFLLVEEETPEGLKLNNPAGHLDPGESPAEGCAREALEETTHAFRPTHLLGIYLSRFQRPQPDGDVEDITYLRFAFAGELGAVVPGRQLDTGIVRTVWLTPDEIRASVARHRSPLLLRCMEDHLRGQRYPLESVYTDATVQLLQR comes from the coding sequence ATGAATATGCGCTGGAAACCGAGTGTCACCGTGGCGGCCATCATCGAGCGTGACGGCCGCTTCCTGCTGGTCGAGGAAGAGACCCCCGAAGGCCTGAAACTCAACAACCCTGCGGGCCACCTGGACCCAGGCGAGTCACCCGCCGAAGGCTGCGCGCGCGAGGCGCTGGAGGAAACCACCCACGCCTTCAGGCCCACGCACCTGCTGGGCATCTACCTCTCGCGTTTCCAGCGTCCGCAGCCCGACGGCGACGTGGAAGACATCACCTACCTGCGTTTTGCCTTTGCCGGTGAACTGGGTGCGGTGGTGCCGGGTCGCCAGCTGGACACCGGCATCGTGCGCACGGTCTGGCTGACACCGGACGAGATCCGCGCCAGCGTGGCTCGGCACCGCAGCCCGCTGCTGCTGCGCTGCATGGAAGACCACCTGCGCGGCCAGCGCTACCCGCTGGAGTCGGTCTACACCGACGCCACGGTGCAGTTACTGCAGCGCTGA
- a CDS encoding D-2-hydroxyacid dehydrogenase: MSASLLISRQLAVEHGAALAQILAAAPRRLELLHFDPEVAYSSAQIASIEVAFYSRDIWEGTQAKHRSPQGQAFWSLIDAAPNLRWLQLVSAGLDHPVYQPAKQRGVRISTAAGTNAEPVALNALTGLLMLSRDFPRWLRAQQQREWAPIQDTQLPRDLGGQTAVIVGVGHIGTRIARGLQALGVHTVGLRRQALPAEFFDEVLGLEAIDTVLPRCDWLVLACPLTEQTRRLVDARRLALLPRGAGLVNIARGEIVDEVALIEALTRGHLLGAYLDVFAQEPLPPESPLWSLPNVLMTPHSASASLGTRLRGAELFLRNLRAYLQGAALESEAARS, from the coding sequence ATGAGCGCCAGCCTCCTGATCTCCCGGCAGTTGGCCGTCGAGCACGGAGCGGCGCTGGCGCAGATCCTGGCGGCGGCCCCCCGCCGGCTGGAGCTGCTGCACTTTGACCCGGAGGTCGCCTACAGCAGCGCGCAGATCGCCAGCATCGAGGTGGCCTTTTATTCGCGCGACATATGGGAAGGCACGCAGGCCAAGCACCGCAGCCCGCAGGGGCAGGCTTTCTGGTCCCTGATCGACGCGGCGCCGAACCTGCGCTGGCTGCAGCTGGTGTCGGCGGGCCTGGACCATCCGGTCTACCAGCCCGCCAAACAACGCGGGGTGCGCATCAGCACCGCGGCGGGCACCAATGCCGAGCCCGTGGCCCTGAACGCCCTGACCGGCCTGCTGATGCTCTCACGTGATTTCCCGCGCTGGCTGCGTGCCCAGCAGCAGCGCGAGTGGGCACCGATCCAGGACACGCAATTGCCCCGGGACCTGGGCGGACAGACGGCGGTGATCGTGGGGGTGGGCCATATCGGCACGCGGATCGCCCGTGGTTTGCAGGCCCTGGGCGTGCACACCGTCGGCCTGCGCCGGCAGGCGCTGCCGGCGGAGTTTTTCGACGAGGTGCTGGGCCTGGAGGCCATCGACACGGTGCTGCCGCGCTGCGACTGGCTGGTGCTGGCCTGCCCGCTCACCGAGCAGACGCGCCGCCTGGTCGACGCACGTCGCCTGGCACTGCTGCCGCGCGGCGCGGGGCTGGTGAACATCGCACGTGGCGAGATCGTCGACGAGGTCGCCCTGATCGAGGCGCTCACGCGCGGCCACCTGCTGGGTGCCTACCTGGACGTGTTTGCGCAAGAGCCGCTGCCGCCCGAGTCACCGCTGTGGAGCCTGCCGAATGTGCTGATGACACCGCACAGCGCCTCCGCCTCCCTGGGCACGCGCCTGCGCGGCGCGGAGCTGTTCCTGCGCAACCTGCGGGCCTATCTGCAGGGTGCAGCGCTGGAAAGCGAAGCCGCGCGCAGCTGA